A region of the Candidatus Methanoperedens sp. genome:
CTTTTATTCAGCCTGCTTTTTATTTATGTGGCGCACGTTATCATAAAACGAAAAGAGGATAGATCGATATATATTGCCTCAGCAATATTATTTTTCGGATTTTTTATGCTGTTTACCCGGATACATGAAAGGTACCTATTTTCTCTTTTTGCTCCGCTTGCAGTTGCAATGGCCCTTAACAGACGTCTTTCTTATGTGTATTTATTAGCAACAATAACTTTTTTGTTCAACCTGTATTTTGTCCTGGAGGAATCAAAAACAGGCATTGTATTTGTGAATAGTAGATTCTTATTACCTCTTACAGCAGGGATTAACCTTATCCTCTTTATATATACAATTTATTGTTTTTCATCAGATTTAAATAGTTTAAAAGTAGATATTAAACACCCAGGAATTGAAAAACATCATGAATAATGGAGAAGTCAGAGCGCTTCGCAAAGCATTTGATTCGGTTAAAGAGAGGCAGGCTTTTAACCAGTCAAAAGGCTTTGCAGAAAGAACAAAGAGACTTATTTCATCACGGGAACTTTGTGTGGGAAATGAAGTGCTTCTTGAACAGGCTATCGCAAATCTCAAGAAAAACGGAATAAAAGTCTGTCTTGCCAGGGAGAAGCAGGAAGCGCTTGATATGATATTGAATGAGGTAGGGAAGGAAAAAATCATCGTAAAATCAAAATCCAATGTGACCAAGGAACTGGAATTAACAAAATTTCTTGAAAAAAACGGGTCAACTGTTGTGGAAACAGATATCGGGGACAGGATATTACAGGTATTGAATGCAAAACCTTCGCACCCCACAGGTCCTGTGACCCACCTTTCAGCAAAACAAATTGCAAAAGGTATCTCACAATATTATGATGTACCTGTTGCTGAAACACCCGAAGATATCGTGAAGATAGTAAAAGCGGATATCGTTTCAAGCCTTGATAATGCAAAAATCGGGATTACGGGAGCCAATGCCATTGCTGCCGAGGAAGGCTCTATCATCATGACACATAATGAAGGGAATATACATGAGGTCATGAGAAAACAAAAACATATTGTAGTAACCTCGATAGATAAGATATATCCTGATATTGAATCTGCTATAAATATGATACGGATACTGTGTTACAATGCTACAGGCGCAATAATCCCTTCATTTGTTGATATAATAACCAGCGTAAGCAAAACAGCAGATGTGGAAAAAAAATTCATTAAAGGGGTCCATAATCCATCAGAAATAGTTCTTGTTCTGGTCGATAATAGGAGGAGCGACCTTGCAAAGAAGGGATTTAAAGAACTTCTTAAATGCATAGGATGCGGGAATTGTTTGTTGCATTGTCCCATGTACAATACTATCGGGAATGAATACGCAATAGATAGCTACCTCGGAGGGAAGGGATTAGCTTATTATTCGGTATATGCCAATGAACCGAATGAGAAACTGGAGTTATGCCTTGGCTGCGGGAAATGTATGGAAAATTGTCCCCTTGAACTTGATATTCCTGATCTGATCAGGAAGTTAAGGAGCACCGGTATTTCTTCGGAAGTGTATTATTTCTTGAAATCCCATATTATCTGGGTATATTACCAGGCTGTCTTGAGATTGGGGAAATAGTTTATCTTCGTATTATCATCAGGAATAAGACCACAGCAGGTGCCATAATAATTTATCTCATACCCATTTTCCTTTGCAAACCTGATCGTCCCAAAAGTCGGCGCCGCAATTCCCGACACACCGCAAAGAAGTGCGATCTTTTCAATATCAGCCCTGTCTTTTCCGCTTGAATGGGCGCATCCTAATATGACAGGAATATCAGGGAACATAACGATCGCTCTTCTTATGATTTTTTCAAAATCTGATGGATCCGGCTTAATATGCTGCATTGGCGTCCCTGCAACCGGCATCAGTCCGGTTATGATTACCGTTGTGGGCGCTATCGAGCTGATCATTTCAATGGCGCGGTATTCCCCGTTCAATTTCCCGAAATGGATGCCCACGCAAACATGGGGAAAAATGAGCAGTCCTGAATCCGAAATGGCATGGAGGCTGTCCATATATTCTTTTTCGGAAATATGAAGGCCGTAAATATCCAGCACTGAAGTCATATCGCCCATTACATCAAATCCGATGCCATCAAGGCCGGAGTCTTTTAATGCCCCTGCTTCTTCCCTAGATATGAAACCTGTATGCGCGATAAGAATAAGATCAGTTGTTTCCTTTAGTTTTTTTATTGTCGATATTAAATTTTTAATTGGCACACGCCCCCGCTCATCACAGCCTCCTGTCAGCAGTATTCCTTTTGCGCCTGACCTGTGGAGCATAAGGGCTTTCTTTTCAAGCTCCTCATTTGTGGTTGCAGGGATCAGGCGCTGTAATAATTTACCCTTACAATGCTGGCACATAAGGGAACATGAATTTCCTGTGACGGATATAGAAGGGAAAGTGTCCGAAGTGATGAAGAAATTGATTTTCTTATTTAAATGACTTTTTTCAGGCATGGAATTTATCCTTATATTTATATCCGTATATTACAACTCCTCCAACAAAAAGTAATACACACAGGAGATAAATATAAAATGCTGGGAAAAACCCGGTATTGAAAAATGGGTTGAAATCAGAAGGATAAAATGGTTTGATATCACGATATAAGGGTGAATCAAAAAGGATATGCAGGAATATCCCTGAAAACGATGCTATCCAGATACTTTTTGATGAAAAATCCTGCGATAGTTTGAGTGTCACAAGTGTGTCCTGGAGATATTTATCCGTTTTAATCATTAAAAGTGCAAGAATTATGGCAACAATTGAACCGCCTGCAAAAGAATGAAAAAAGCCATGAAGTGGATGACCGGGATTAAAAAACAAAATTAGGAATGGTTCTACATCGACAATGACATTTGCAATAAGGAATGTGGGGAAGTGGATATACCGGAATAACAACAAACCGAAAAACAACGCAGGGCCAAGATGAAACGGTGTAAAGGGCATGATTTCTTTCATTCCAATGATCTTTTTTATTTTCTAATTGTAACGGCCTTCACCCTCAACAAGTTCTCCGCTTGCTGGAACCCAGCCATGCTTTTCTCCTGTTAAAGTAATACCTAAACTTTCACGATATATATTAAAAGCCCAACCACCGGCGAACCATTCATTTCTTCCATCCAATGACACAAGAACTTCAACAGTAGCATTCGGGGATGATCCATAGTCAGCATATATGATGCTATCATACCTTTGTGTTTTCAGTGGAATTCCATTCGAAGGGTATTTATAAGAAGATGGTGTCAGGTTGAATTTTTGAGAAAGGAGAGGTTCATTTTCAGTTGCATTCTTAGTATCTATAACATGGTCAGCCACCATGGATACACTCAAATATTTATCTCCCATTGTAAATGAAGAACTATTTCCTGTTGGAATATCACCTGTTTGACCGGGAACGGGTGGTTGCAGCTCGACCAGCTTTTTGACCCCAGGAACAAATTCCTTTGTACTGATTTTTAACATTTTACCATATTCTGTCTCAATTATACTAAGATTCCAGTCATCAGATACTCGTGCATTTTCATTTATTGCCATATTTGCCATCGTGATGTCATTCCCAAGAACTGGAATCGGAACATAAAAAATCGGTTTCTCCAGCTTTGAATCTGTAGTTAATGAGATCGTGTAGCCATAATGGCTGCTGAGAGAAGATTCATCATATCTTGTAAATTCGTAAAGAAATACGCCAATTATTATAACTATAAATAGCATTAGTCCAAGTGCGATTTTTAATAATTTTCCCATGATTTGATATGTTTAAATTTGTTATTCGGTATATATTATTTTCCTATACATCAGAAGAGCTGAGGAGGAATTGTAAAGCGCCTGACCCTTGCGTACATTGCAATAAACAAAGGTTAATGATTACCGCAAAAAAGATTAATCATGAAGTATATAATAGAAGGGAGGAACAACTATTAATAATCTTCAGAAGACCGAAGACTGGGTGATGATAGCTTTAGATGATTATAACGATGCGCTTTCGGATTTCAACGAAGGGAGGTATCCAAGCAGTGTTTACCATGCACAGCAATGTGCAGAGAAGGCATTAAAAGCACTGTTATCTTTTTTTGGCGTTGTTCATGAAAAAACTCATTTTCCTTCAGATATCCTTGGAGAAGATATTCTTAGCGATCCCGAAATCACCTCAAGGTTCCAATTGACAAAAGAACATATTCAGTTGATGTTGAAAATGACTGAATTAGCTTCTATCATAGAAGGTCAAAGAAGCATGCCAAGATATGGCTGGGAAACAAAAGACAGGATTATTAGACCGTCTGAGATTTATAATGAAGAAAAAGCGGATGAAATTATCCGATATACCGTCGAAATAATGAGTTTATTATGTCAATTCTTTGAAACATTACAAACAAAACAAATGGACAAATTAGCCAGGGAAATAAAGAAATGTTTGAACAAATAATCGAGCAATATATAAAGCAGATATCAGAGAAATTCGACATAAAAGGTATTATCTTATATGGGTCAGTCGCAAGAGGTACCGCAAAGAAAACAAGCGATATTGATCTAATAGTTATCGTCTCAGGATTGCCTGACATTAAAGATAGGTTCGATTTTATCAAAATCAAGAAGCCTTCTAAATTAGAAGCCGTCTGGATGACGCCGGAAGAGCTGACAGGAATGGTTGACGCCAAAACCGGCTTTGTTGTAGATGCGTTGCTTGAGGGGAAGTTTTTAAAAGATGATGGGACGGTTACGGATGCGAAGAATAGACTGGAAAAATCACTCCAGAGACTTCATGCTGTAAAACTAACTCATGGCTGGTTCATACCGCGAGACAATCTGAACGAAGTGATAAATTTTTATTAAGGCGCCTGCTAAAAGGAACTTCTGGCTTGAAACCATAAAAATCAAGAAAAACGAAATGCGCCGAGGGGGGGAATTGAACTCCCGAGGGGCGTAAGCCCCACAAGCTTTCCAGGCTTGCGCCTTAGCCGCTAGACTACCTCGGCATGCAAAAAAGCATCAAATAGCGGTATCGATACTTCTTGCCCTTAATACATATTTGAAGTATAAAAACCTGTTCAGGATTGGAATTTTTGACCGCAGATTCCGAGTCGCACCCAGGGGAACTTGTTTCATCTAATTCGATTCACCGCAAAGGTCGCCAAGAACGCAAAGAGTAGCAGCAAAATTTTTGCTTAGGGCTTCGCTTTCCATCCTTTTGGATATGTGCCTGCCTCCAGAAGAACCCTGTCAGTACTTACAACGATCCCGGTAGCAGCTTTCAAAATATCTATTGTCTTCATCTGCGCTTTACCCAGGGACACTACTTCGCCCTTTAACGTAAAAACAGCAACTATGTCGCCTTTTTCAATCCCGGTCTCAACCGAAAGCACGCCAGGCGCGGCAAGCCCTGCGCCATGACATACTGCATCCACAGCATTATCGCGTATAACTACCTTTGGAAGATGCGAAACCCCGAATTCCATGGGGAGGATGACTTTTCGCAATACACTTTCATTCCCGTTTTCCTTCCATTCAACATAAGCATCCTGCAGATCCTGTAGAGTGATCAGCGTTTCATCCTCCCGGAAAGGACCTGATTTTGTGCGCCTCAATTCCTGCATGTGCGCGCCTGTTCCCATTGCCATCCCCATGTCGTGGCATAATTTACGAATGTAGGTTCCTGCCTCACAGCCTACCCTGAAAAGTACATTATTCTCCTCTACTTCAAGAAGTTCATTATAATAAATGGTCCTGATCCTTGTTTCTCTCCTTACCGCAGATTTAATTGAAGGTTTCTGGTAAATATTACCTGTAAACTCAGACATAACTTTCCGTATAACATTTTCCGGCATTACCGTATGCAGCTTCATCAGGCAAACATACTCTTTCCCTGCCGTAAGAAGACCATCAACTGCCTTTGTCGCATCCTCAAGCATGACAGGAAGAAGCCCGGTCACATTGGGGTCAAGAGTGCCGCTATGTCCTGCTTTGTTCAAACAAAGGATTTTTTTTACCCATGAGGTTACTTCATGACTTGTTGGCCCGGCCGGCTTGTCAAGATTGATAGCCCCTTTTCTAATATATTCTTCAATCGGGCGATCCTGCGGTTTCTTACCATATTTATCGTCAGTCGTATCCTCGGATTTTATCAGTGTCTCTCTTTTTACTTCAGATGGCAGTATCATATCGGGAAACCAGCTGCTTTTTCTATAATTTCACTTATCTCTTGTGCGCTCCACTTACTTGAATCTATTACTATATCATAAACTGACAGGTCTTTAATATCCAGGTCATAATATTTCAAATAACGCTCCCTTTCGCACTCCTCCCTTTCAAAAGTTTCTTCCATTGCTTTTGCTACCGATTTACATTCTCTCTTAGCAATACGCTCTGCCCGGACTTCAAGAGGCGCTTTTAGCCATATCTTAAGATCAGCATCTACAAGAAAACCGGAAAGCCTTCCTTCTATCACGATATTGTCTTTCTCATTTGCGATCTTTTTTTGCATCGCATCGATCTCATGATCAATTTTTTCATTGCATCTGGCGATTTGCCCGAACTCATCAAGTGACATACAGCGATCGTGTGCACATTTGCGGAATATATCTCCCATGGACACCAGTTCCAGCCCGAGCTTAACTGAAATTATCTTTGAGAGAGTGCTCTTACCGCTTCCAGGAGGGCCGCTGATTGTGATTATCAATTAGACTACACCTTTGTATCCAGTGGCATTCCACCTATATTCAATGCCTTCCTGGTCATCTGGCTGACAGGTATTGAACACATGAAATACCAGAATAGCCAGTACTGGAATACCCAGAAAGCAGTTGCATCTAATTTCTGTTCTCCCCAGAAAGGAAATATCATGGTAGCATCAGGGTTCTGGCTGATGAGAAGATACACCCAGTAGAAAAGCGGGATTGAGATAATACTTATATAAAGCATGGGCTTGAACTGCTGCTTGAACATTTCCATCTGGTCGCCCATCATTTCAGCATATTGCCCTTCTAATTTTTTTATCTTCTGGGTATTATTTGACAATTGGGCCTCACGCATTTCCTTCTGGATTATTTTCGATTTCTCCTGGACACGTTTCATTAATCCCCAGTCCATTGTATATTTCTGGATTAGGGATGCATAAAGACCGGTAAAAGCCGCCAGCACGAAAATTATCATATGGATCGGAAGCCAGCCCAATAATGGCTTCAAAAGTATATCCATAAGTTTGCCTATTACATCCCTCATTTCGGGAAATATAATAATACCAAACATTAAAAAAATACCCATAACTATTGCAAGCTTATTTAGTGTCTTTTTTATCATATTCCTCCAATGCTTTTTTTATTTCTTCAAAAATCTGCGGGATTTCTTTGCTTCCATCAATTGTCCGGAGTATTTTTTTCTTATTGTAATAATTTATTAATGGCTGCGTTTGTTTTTTATATACATTTAACCTGTTTCTTATGGCTTCGGGTTTATCATCGTCGCGCTGGTATAATTTCCCATTGCATGCATTGCATGTATCTTCTTTTTCAGGACTGTTGAATAAAATATGGAAACTTGCCCCGCATTTGCACATTCTCCGTCCGGACAGGCGCTTTATGAGTTCGTTGTCATCCACCGAGATATTAAGGACTACATCAATCTTCTTACCCGATTCTGTCAATATCATCTGCAAAGCATCAGCCTGCGGGATCGTCCTGGGATAGCCATCTAACATAAATCCTTCATCGCAATCTTTTTTTGACAACCTGTCCTTGATAAGTGTTATCAAAAGTTCATCCGGGACAAGCTCTCCCCTTGACATATAAGATTTTGCCTTTATTCCGAGACCTGTATTATTATTAATGTTTTCACGCAGGATATCCCCCGTAGAAATATGGGGAAGTGAATAGTATTCCTGTATTTTTTTGGCCTGTGTACCCTTTCCTGCTCCGGGAGGCCCAAGTAAAATAATATTCATCTCGATCGAATCCGTAATGGTCAGGTGTATGTAATAAATCTTTTCAAAATAAACGCCAAAAAAAGATTATTCAAGCAAATTCTTGCCCTTTGTAAAACCCAGAACCGATGCGGATAGTATGATCAAAACGATCAGGCCAACTGATATGTATATCGTGGTCACGCGGTCAATATTTTTTAGTAATATCTTATATAAAACATCTGATGTCCATATGCCTATTATTAGGCCCATGAATCCGAAAACAATTGCATACACAGTATT
Encoded here:
- a CDS encoding lactate utilization protein, giving the protein MNNGEVRALRKAFDSVKERQAFNQSKGFAERTKRLISSRELCVGNEVLLEQAIANLKKNGIKVCLAREKQEALDMILNEVGKEKIIVKSKSNVTKELELTKFLEKNGSTVVETDIGDRILQVLNAKPSHPTGPVTHLSAKQIAKGISQYYDVPVAETPEDIVKIVKADIVSSLDNAKIGITGANAIAAEEGSIIMTHNEGNIHEVMRKQKHIVVTSIDKIYPDIESAINMIRILCYNATGAIIPSFVDIITSVSKTADVEKKFIKGVHNPSEIVLVLVDNRRSDLAKKGFKELLKCIGCGNCLLHCPMYNTIGNEYAIDSYLGGKGLAYYSVYANEPNEKLELCLGCGKCMENCPLELDIPDLIRKLRSTGISSEVYYFLKSHIIWVYYQAVLRLGK
- a CDS encoding radical SAM protein, with amino-acid sequence MPEKSHLNKKINFFITSDTFPSISVTGNSCSLMCQHCKGKLLQRLIPATTNEELEKKALMLHRSGAKGILLTGGCDERGRVPIKNLISTIKKLKETTDLILIAHTGFISREEAGALKDSGLDGIGFDVMGDMTSVLDIYGLHISEKEYMDSLHAISDSGLLIFPHVCVGIHFGKLNGEYRAIEMISSIAPTTVIITGLMPVAGTPMQHIKPDPSDFEKIIRRAIVMFPDIPVILGCAHSSGKDRADIEKIALLCGVSGIAAPTFGTIRFAKENGYEINYYGTCCGLIPDDNTKINYFPNLKTAW
- a CDS encoding HEPN domain-containing protein, encoding MIALDDYNDALSDFNEGRYPSSVYHAQQCAEKALKALLSFFGVVHEKTHFPSDILGEDILSDPEITSRFQLTKEHIQLMLKMTELASIIEGQRSMPRYGWETKDRIIRPSEIYNEEKADEIIRYTVEIMSLLCQFFETLQTKQMDKLAREIKKCLNK
- a CDS encoding nucleotidyltransferase domain-containing protein encodes the protein MFEQIIEQYIKQISEKFDIKGIILYGSVARGTAKKTSDIDLIVIVSGLPDIKDRFDFIKIKKPSKLEAVWMTPEELTGMVDAKTGFVVDALLEGKFLKDDGTVTDAKNRLEKSLQRLHAVKLTHGWFIPRDNLNEVINFY
- a CDS encoding RNA-guided pseudouridylation complex pseudouridine synthase subunit Cbf5, encoding MILPSEVKRETLIKSEDTTDDKYGKKPQDRPIEEYIRKGAINLDKPAGPTSHEVTSWVKKILCLNKAGHSGTLDPNVTGLLPVMLEDATKAVDGLLTAGKEYVCLMKLHTVMPENVIRKVMSEFTGNIYQKPSIKSAVRRETRIRTIYYNELLEVEENNVLFRVGCEAGTYIRKLCHDMGMAMGTGAHMQELRRTKSGPFREDETLITLQDLQDAYVEWKENGNESVLRKVILPMEFGVSHLPKVVIRDNAVDAVCHGAGLAAPGVLSVETGIEKGDIVAVFTLKGEVVSLGKAQMKTIDILKAATGIVVSTDRVLLEAGTYPKGWKAKP
- a CDS encoding cytidylate kinase (catalyzes the formation of (d)CDP from ATP and (d)CMP), whose product is MIITISGPPGSGKSTLSKIISVKLGLELVSMGDIFRKCAHDRCMSLDEFGQIARCNEKIDHEIDAMQKKIANEKDNIVIEGRLSGFLVDADLKIWLKAPLEVRAERIAKRECKSVAKAMEETFEREECERERYLKYYDLDIKDLSVYDIVIDSSKWSAQEISEIIEKAAGFPI
- a CDS encoding DUF106 domain-containing protein — protein: MIKKTLNKLAIVMGIFLMFGIIIFPEMRDVIGKLMDILLKPLLGWLPIHMIIFVLAAFTGLYASLIQKYTMDWGLMKRVQEKSKIIQKEMREAQLSNNTQKIKKLEGQYAEMMGDQMEMFKQQFKPMLYISIISIPLFYWVYLLISQNPDATMIFPFWGEQKLDATAFWVFQYWLFWYFMCSIPVSQMTRKALNIGGMPLDTKV
- a CDS encoding adenylate kinase, with the protein product MNIILLGPPGAGKGTQAKKIQEYYSLPHISTGDILRENINNNTGLGIKAKSYMSRGELVPDELLITLIKDRLSKKDCDEGFMLDGYPRTIPQADALQMILTESGKKIDVVLNISVDDNELIKRLSGRRMCKCGASFHILFNSPEKEDTCNACNGKLYQRDDDKPEAIRNRLNVYKKQTQPLINYYNKKKILRTIDGSKEIPQIFEEIKKALEEYDKKDTK